A DNA window from Ornithodoros turicata isolate Travis chromosome 10, ASM3712646v1, whole genome shotgun sequence contains the following coding sequences:
- the LOC135371056 gene encoding guanine nucleotide-binding protein subunit beta-2-like, with protein MTAQDEEAELKKELEGVLKKIKEAQAAAADTSFAEVCKDLKREAKFHMKQRRVLKGHISKVTSAHFCGDSKKAVSGSLDGKLIVWDVFSGNKMRVIPLRSSWVMSCAYAENGNYVAVGGMDNMCTVYDLHGPNAKVRRELTGLDGYLSSVRFLSDANVITGSGDTKVVLWDIDRGAKLTTYEGHEGDVTSLSMHPEKSCFVTGSVDNTARLWDVREKSCRQVFRDHTGDVNCVYFHSGGNVFITASEDKTCQLFDIRSDQVLTQYQNQRESCAFTCCAMSLSGRMVLAGSDDNDVHVWDTLSTRRIGNLMGHESRVTALTISPDGAAIVSGSWDSTVRAWG; from the exons ATG ACAGCCCAGGACGAGGAAGCCGAGCTCAAGAAGGAACTCGAAGGCGTGCTGAAGAAAATTAAG GAGGCTCAAGCAGCAGCAGCGGACACCAGCTTTGCGGAAGTATGCAAGGATTTGAAACGAGAGGCCAAATTCCACATGAAACAGCGCAGGGTCCTCAAGGGTCACATCTCCAAGGTGACTTCTGCTCATTTCTGCGGAGACAGCAA GAAAGCCGTATCTGGTTCTTTGGACGGAAAGCTCATCGTGTGGGATGTGTTTTCAGGAAACAAG ATGCGTGTCATTCCACTGCGTTCCAGCTGGGTCATGTCTTGCGCCTACGCCGAAAACGGCAATTACGTAGCCGTCGGCGGCATGGACAACATGTGCACAGTGTACGACCTCCACGGACCCAACGCTAAAGTTCGCAGGGAGTTGACGGGACTCGACGGTTACCTGTCCAGCGTCAGATTCCTAAGCGACGCGAACGTAATCACTGGTTCTGGCGACACCAAAGT AGTGCTATGGGACATCGACAGAGGTGCAAAGCTGACCACTTACGAGGGCCACGAGGGCGACGTCACCAGCCTCTCCATGCACCCCGAGAAATCCTGTTTCGTCACCGGATCGGTTGATAACACTGCACGG CTGTGGGACGTTCGGGAGAAATCATGCCGACAAGTATTCAGGGACCACACAGGCGATGTGAACTGCGTCTAC TTCCACAGTGGTGGCAACGTGTTTATCACTGCGTCCGAGGACAAAACGTGTCAGCTCTTCGACATCCGCAGTGACCAGGTGCTGACTCAGTACCAGAACCAGAGAGAGTCGTGCGCTTTTACCTGTTGCGCTATGTCCCTCTCGGGAAGGATGGTGCTTGCAGGGTCCGACGACAACGACGTCCATGTCTGGGACACACTTTCGACACGGAGGATCG GCAACCTCATGGGCCACGAAAGCAGAGTGACTGCCTTGACCATCAGCCCAGACGGAGCTGCCATTGTGTCCGGCTCCTGGGACAGTACTGTTCGTGCCTGGGGATGA
- the LOC135371057 gene encoding guanine nucleotide-binding protein G(I)/G(S)/G(T) subunit beta-1 — MNELDSLRQEAEALKNTIRDARKQACDTTLVQATANMEPVGRIQMRTRRTLRGHLAKIYAMHWGSDSRYLVSASQDGKLIVWDAYTTNKVHAIPLRSSWVMTCAYAPSGSYVACGGLDNICSIYSLKTREGNVRVSRELPGHTGYLSCCRFVDDNQIVTSSGDMTCALWDIETGQQCTSFTGHTGDVMSLSLSPDMRTFVSGACDASAKLWDIRDGMCKQTFPGHESDINAVTFFPNGYAFATGSDDATCRLFDIRADQELAMYSHDNIICGITSVAFSKSGRLLLAGYDDFNCNVWDSMKAERAGVLAGHDNRVSCLGVTEDGMAVATGSWDSFLKIWN; from the exons ATGAATGAATTGGACAGTCTACGACAAGAAGCTGAAGCACTAAAGAACACAATTCGA GATGCACGGAAACAAGCATGTGATACAACGCTGGTGCAGGCCACTGCCAACATGGAACCTGTCGGCCGCATCCAAATGCGGACGAGACGCACACTACGCGGACACCTCGCCAAAATCTATGCCATGCATTGGGGTTCAGATTCCCG CTACCTGGTATCTGCATCCCAAGACGGCAAGTTGATTGTGTGGGATGCATACACCACAAACAAGGTGCATGCGATCCCGCTCCGATCAAGCTGGGTGATGACCTGCGCCTATGCGCCGTCGGGCAGCTACGTAGCCTGCGGAGGCCTAGATAACATCTGTTCAATCTACAGTCTCAAAACGCGAGAGGGAAACGTGCGCGTCAGTCGCGAACTCCCGGGCCACACGGGGTACCTCTCCTGCTGTCGCTTTGTCGACGACAACCAGATAGTCACCAGCTCGGGTGACATGACATG TGCCCTCTGGGATATAGAAACTGGCCAACAGTGCACATCGTTCACGGGACACACTGGTGATGTCATGTCTCTTTCACTGTCTCCTGACATGAGGACATTCGTTTCCGGAGCGTGTGACGCCTCTGCCAAG TTATGGGACATCCGCGATGGTATGTGTAAACAGACATTCCCCGGTCATGAGTCGGATATCAACGCTGTAACG TTCTTCCCAAATGGGTATGCCTTCGCAACGGGGTCTGACGATGCGACGTGCCGCTTATTCGACATCCGCGCTGACCAGGAGTTGGCTATGTATTCTCACGACAACATCATCTGTGGCATCACATCGGTCGCCTTCTCCAAATCTGGTCGCCTGCTCCTGGCTGGTTATGACGACTTCAACTGCAATGTGTGGGATTCTATGAAGGCTGAGCGTGCTG GTGTTCTTGCGGGTCACGACAACCGTGTCAGCTGCCTCGGGGTGACGGAGGATGGCATGGCTGTGGCTACAGGCTCATGGGACAGCTTCCTCAAGATTTGGAACTAG